One Rosa chinensis cultivar Old Blush chromosome 3, RchiOBHm-V2, whole genome shotgun sequence DNA window includes the following coding sequences:
- the LOC112191904 gene encoding protein NRT1/ PTR FAMILY 8.3 isoform X1, which yields MIYCRFVLRKAGSIGRFTGRFTSPTSVRDFHTMPRILAIVRDWFQNYRYFSKATICIQGLVFSHSFATHAIVSILITYLTTMWKYPHAQTAVVVMNMQDGVLDIMVIILAHIPRTYIGLFRVIATTNASYIIGLLLLWLSAGYMSDGTASRVFYGAMVLVTLGEAGRWAALREFLDEQYSREQNHAERTYDENKDKKEALWMLPWFLGAVIPLFLLKTTWPQRFMISTIAMTVSYLGFLLGFPYYFTYNMTNTEQGQDARPEEVNYLEQAPRVPEPTRSGNVRRLINILRKDERFLIEALAIWLAFLLAYSVVKAAGSTFFFQRMDYLDNPFDNYDPAVYLNVFASFSKWLISFLWNLIPRNWKPSRLRISYGMACIVLCCLVAWQVESYRLNTTNMSIFWLVPQFFYLGVMEGLAMFGMIDFLVDRVSAGDKVMVAYYGSHTTVLIIGIGKILVGLSVLALRGSWFDDNSLDASHLHKYYRALTTLTSVVFFFHCCIAFYYYTREELQDETPSSVTIEMVNQNQPQIDPSPHNPDNAFTETLDDRVGLSYLLGQFVGQ from the exons ATGATATATTGCAGGTTCGTGCTTCGAAAAGCAGGCTCGATTGGGCGCTTCACTGGGCGCTTCACTTCCCCTACATCCGTTCGAGACTTTCACACAATGCCCAGAATACTTGCAATAGTGAGAGACTGGTTTCAAAATTACCGCTACTTTTCCAAGGCTACAATATGCATCCAGG GTTTGGTTTTCAGCCATAGCTTCGCAACCCATGCCATAGTATCTATATTGATAACGTACCTTACGACTATGTGGAAGTATCCACATGCTCAGACAGCTGTTGTAGTGATGAATATGCAAGATGGGGTATTAGACATTATGGTCATTATCCTCGCGCATATTCCTCGCACGTACATCGGTTTGTTTAGGGTAATTGCCACCACCAATGCTTCATATATTATT GGGCTTCTTCTGTTATGGCTTTCTGCTGGGTATATGAGTGACGGTACTGCATCTAGGGTATTCTATGGAGCTATGGTACTCGTAACATTAGGCGAAGCTGGGCGGTGGGCTGCTTTGCGAGAATTTCTGGATGAACAATATTCAAGAGAACAAAATCATGCGGAACGCACATATGATGAAAATAAGGATAAGAAAGAAGCTTTGTGGATGCTTCCTTGGTTTTTAGGTGCAGTGATTCCTCTTTTCCTTTTAAAAACAACTTGGCCACAAAGATTCATGatatcaacaattgcaatgaCGGTTTCTTATTTAGGATTCTTGTTGGGCTTTCCCTATTATTTCACTTACAATATGACTAATACTGAACAAGGCCAAGATGCTCGCCCAGAAGAAGTCAATTATCTAGAACAAGCACCAAGAGTCCCTGAACCAACAAGGTCAGGAAATGTACGGAGACTGATCAATATATTAAGGAAAGATGAACGTTTTCTCATAGAGGCATTAGCTATATGGTTAGCCTTCCTCCTTGCATACAGTGTTGTAAAGGCAGCAGGAAGCACGTTCTTTTTTCAACGAATGGATTACTTGGATAACCCTTTCGATAACTATGATCCTGCAGTCTATCTCAATGTGTTTGCCTCATTTTCAAAGTGGTTGATCTCATTTCTATGGAACTTAATTCCAAGGAATTGGAAACCATCGCGGCTGAGGATTTCGTACGGAATGGCTTGTATTGTGCTTTGTTGTCTTGTTGCTTGGCAAGTTGAGAGCTACAGGTTAAACACTACAAATATGAGCATCTTTTGGTTGGTTCCTCAGTTCTTCTATTTAGGAGTCATGGAAGGCCTAGCCATGTTTGGAATGATCGATTTTCTTGTTGATCGAGTGTCTGCAGGTGATAAAGTAATGGTCGCATATTATGGATCCCACACCACTGTGTTGATCATAGGTATTGGAAAAATACTTGTTGGTCTTAGTGTTTTGGCGCTCAGAGGAAGCTGGTTTGATGACAACAGCTTAGATGCCAGTCATCTTCATAAATATTACAGAGCATTAACAACCTTAACTTctgttgtcttcttcttccactgTTGTATCGCCTTTTACTATTACACTAGGGAAGAATTACAAGATGAGACGCCTTCATCGGTGACAATTGAGATGGTGAATCAGAATCAGCCACAGATAGACCCGTCGCCACATAACCCTGATAATGCATTTACTGAGACGCTTGATGACAGAGTTGGGTTATCTTATTTATTGGGACAGTTTGTGGGTCAATGA
- the LOC112191904 gene encoding protein NRT1/ PTR FAMILY 8.3 isoform X2 — MPRILAIVRDWFQNYRYFSKATICIQGLVFSHSFATHAIVSILITYLTTMWKYPHAQTAVVVMNMQDGVLDIMVIILAHIPRTYIGLFRVIATTNASYIIGLLLLWLSAGYMSDGTASRVFYGAMVLVTLGEAGRWAALREFLDEQYSREQNHAERTYDENKDKKEALWMLPWFLGAVIPLFLLKTTWPQRFMISTIAMTVSYLGFLLGFPYYFTYNMTNTEQGQDARPEEVNYLEQAPRVPEPTRSGNVRRLINILRKDERFLIEALAIWLAFLLAYSVVKAAGSTFFFQRMDYLDNPFDNYDPAVYLNVFASFSKWLISFLWNLIPRNWKPSRLRISYGMACIVLCCLVAWQVESYRLNTTNMSIFWLVPQFFYLGVMEGLAMFGMIDFLVDRVSAGDKVMVAYYGSHTTVLIIGIGKILVGLSVLALRGSWFDDNSLDASHLHKYYRALTTLTSVVFFFHCCIAFYYYTREELQDETPSSVTIEMVNQNQPQIDPSPHNPDNAFTETLDDRVGLSYLLGQFVGQ; from the exons ATGCCCAGAATACTTGCAATAGTGAGAGACTGGTTTCAAAATTACCGCTACTTTTCCAAGGCTACAATATGCATCCAGG GTTTGGTTTTCAGCCATAGCTTCGCAACCCATGCCATAGTATCTATATTGATAACGTACCTTACGACTATGTGGAAGTATCCACATGCTCAGACAGCTGTTGTAGTGATGAATATGCAAGATGGGGTATTAGACATTATGGTCATTATCCTCGCGCATATTCCTCGCACGTACATCGGTTTGTTTAGGGTAATTGCCACCACCAATGCTTCATATATTATT GGGCTTCTTCTGTTATGGCTTTCTGCTGGGTATATGAGTGACGGTACTGCATCTAGGGTATTCTATGGAGCTATGGTACTCGTAACATTAGGCGAAGCTGGGCGGTGGGCTGCTTTGCGAGAATTTCTGGATGAACAATATTCAAGAGAACAAAATCATGCGGAACGCACATATGATGAAAATAAGGATAAGAAAGAAGCTTTGTGGATGCTTCCTTGGTTTTTAGGTGCAGTGATTCCTCTTTTCCTTTTAAAAACAACTTGGCCACAAAGATTCATGatatcaacaattgcaatgaCGGTTTCTTATTTAGGATTCTTGTTGGGCTTTCCCTATTATTTCACTTACAATATGACTAATACTGAACAAGGCCAAGATGCTCGCCCAGAAGAAGTCAATTATCTAGAACAAGCACCAAGAGTCCCTGAACCAACAAGGTCAGGAAATGTACGGAGACTGATCAATATATTAAGGAAAGATGAACGTTTTCTCATAGAGGCATTAGCTATATGGTTAGCCTTCCTCCTTGCATACAGTGTTGTAAAGGCAGCAGGAAGCACGTTCTTTTTTCAACGAATGGATTACTTGGATAACCCTTTCGATAACTATGATCCTGCAGTCTATCTCAATGTGTTTGCCTCATTTTCAAAGTGGTTGATCTCATTTCTATGGAACTTAATTCCAAGGAATTGGAAACCATCGCGGCTGAGGATTTCGTACGGAATGGCTTGTATTGTGCTTTGTTGTCTTGTTGCTTGGCAAGTTGAGAGCTACAGGTTAAACACTACAAATATGAGCATCTTTTGGTTGGTTCCTCAGTTCTTCTATTTAGGAGTCATGGAAGGCCTAGCCATGTTTGGAATGATCGATTTTCTTGTTGATCGAGTGTCTGCAGGTGATAAAGTAATGGTCGCATATTATGGATCCCACACCACTGTGTTGATCATAGGTATTGGAAAAATACTTGTTGGTCTTAGTGTTTTGGCGCTCAGAGGAAGCTGGTTTGATGACAACAGCTTAGATGCCAGTCATCTTCATAAATATTACAGAGCATTAACAACCTTAACTTctgttgtcttcttcttccactgTTGTATCGCCTTTTACTATTACACTAGGGAAGAATTACAAGATGAGACGCCTTCATCGGTGACAATTGAGATGGTGAATCAGAATCAGCCACAGATAGACCCGTCGCCACATAACCCTGATAATGCATTTACTGAGACGCTTGATGACAGAGTTGGGTTATCTTATTTATTGGGACAGTTTGTGGGTCAATGA
- the LOC112191643 gene encoding uncharacterized protein LOC112191643, producing the protein MLAYEPAINPILGVDEWEVVERPILPPRYTRGPGRPKLSRNKEPGEQAPTPGTTKLSRSYHQSLLVKFVKKMAIIRGLVQGDSNKAMIPKLGFNHQKLMIRVSMWSKLKMFKVMCKLKVICIMDHCSKLQMYQHPQLLQVLHLNR; encoded by the exons ATGCTTGCATATGAACCTGCAATAAACCCAATCCTTGGTGTTGATGAATGGGAGGTTGTTGAGAGGCCCATTTTACCTCCAAGGTACACTAGAGGACCTGGAAGGCCTAAGCTATCAAGAAACAAGGAACCAG GTGAGCAAGCACCAACTCCTGGAACAACCAAGTTGTCAAGAAGTTACCATCAGTCCTTACTTGTTAAGTTTGTAAAAAAGATGGCCATAATAAGAGGACTTGTTCAAGGAGACAGCAACAAGGCAATGATTCCCAAGCTGGG GTTCAACCATCAGAAACTGATGATCAGAGTGTCCATGTGGAGCAAGCTGAAAATGTTCAAAGTGATGTGCAAGTTGAAAGTGATATGCATTATGGATCATTGCAGCAAACTGCAAAT GTACCAACACCCTCAATTGTTGCAAGTGCTTCATCTCAACCGATGA